One window of Pseudomonas sp. ML2-2023-3 genomic DNA carries:
- a CDS encoding alpha-2-macroglobulin, whose translation MLNKGLFLACTLALLSACDSSSVDKPAAPTVAASQPAKPVQDVKALAQRYAGRELSVVDVSEVQLDGASTLSVSFSVPLHPEQNFADKLHLVDAKTGKVDGAWELSDNLMELRLRHLEPQRKLILTVDPGLRAVNDATLAAEYISRLETRDLQPTVGFASRGNLLPTRLAEGLPVIALNVDKVDVEFFRVKPESLPAFLSQWGRNSSLQSYEAKDLLSMAELVYGGRFDLNPARNTRETLILPTSGIKPLQQPGVYLAVMTATGSYNYSTPATLFTLSDIGLSVHRYQKRLDVFTQALEGGSALAGVELELLDGKGQMLGQGKTGKDGHAELALPPKAEVLVARQGDQTSLLRLNTAALDLAEFDIGGPQGHPLQFFVFGPRDLYRPGETVLLNALLRDRDGNPVKPQPVSVEVRRPDEQVSRKFVWSPDASGLYQYPLQLAAEAPTGRWQLVFDFGDGKPQLYEFLVEDFLPERLALELKGSDTPLSPEQTAEIQVNGRYLYGAPAAGNRLSGQVYVRPLREAVSTLPGYEFGSVTEPELTQDLELDESVLDAEGKETISLESQWSDAKSPLQLIVQASLQESGGRPITRRLVQAVWPADRLPGIRGLFDGTETDGDGPVEFELLVADSQGNKLAADDLKVRLVRERRDYYWNYSDSDGWSYHYNEKFLNLNEETLSLKAGETAKVSFPVEWGPYRVEVEDPKTGLISSLRFWAGYRAQDNAEGGAVRPDQVKLALDKAAYADGDTARVTVTPPAAGKGYLLVEGSDGPLWWEEIEVPAEGKVFDVKLDPRWARHDLYISALVIRPGERKTNITPKRAVGVLHLPIDRSQRKLALTLDAPEKMRPKQPLTVKIHAKNADGSIPKQAHVLLAAVDVGVLNITDYPTPDPFASLFGRKAYGADQLDIYGQLIEIGQGRLASLAFGGDAALAKGGKRPATSVTIVALQSAPVTLNEQGEGEVSVDIPDFNGELRLMAQAWTDDRYGMAEAKTVVAAPLVAELAAPRFLAGGDETRLALDVSNLTDTPQTLHVKLNTEGQLSLPGDATQNLTLSPGQRSTLQVPVKALGGYGTGVVKVTVNGLDLPGETLAPFTREWTLGVRPAYPALLKHYRAVLNDQPWSLPEGELQAFEPAGREALLSLSSRPPLNLGEQIRALKAYPYGCSEQTTSGLYPALYADAALLKRLGLEGEPDTERKRKIELGIERLLGMQRYNGSFGLWGADGQEEYWLTAYVTDFLLRARDQGYAVPPEALKKASERLLRYVQERNLIEADYSENLEHTRFAVQAYAAMVLARSQQAPLGALRSIFERRSDARSGLPLVQLSIALQKMGDQPRADQALVAGLAVTRKADQWLGDYGSPLRDQALILALLEENNLMAGQREQRVFDLSDQLAASQWLSTQERNALFLAGRDLLSQPEAKWSVQFASGDQTRELNNAQSGLKLDGPLLASPLTLRNEGSAPVYQQLTISGYPQQAPAAGGENMSIRRDYLGMNGEPLNLKALKSGDLVLVHLAVTAKQQVPDALVVDLLPAGLELENQNLGQSAASLENASTQVKQWRESMQNASVQHQEYRDDRYVAALKLDGYGTTHLLYLARAVTPGTYRVPPPQVESMYRPNWQAVGDTPGDMVIKGR comes from the coding sequence GTTAAGTGTGGTGGATGTGTCCGAGGTGCAACTGGACGGAGCCAGCACCTTGTCCGTGAGCTTTTCGGTGCCGCTCCATCCTGAGCAGAATTTTGCAGACAAGCTGCACCTGGTCGATGCCAAAACCGGCAAGGTCGATGGCGCCTGGGAGTTGTCGGATAACCTGATGGAACTGCGCCTGCGCCATCTTGAGCCACAGCGCAAACTGATCCTCACCGTTGACCCCGGCCTGCGTGCCGTCAACGACGCCACGTTGGCCGCCGAGTACATCAGCCGCCTTGAAACCCGTGACCTGCAACCCACGGTCGGCTTTGCCAGCCGTGGCAACTTGCTGCCCACCCGCCTGGCCGAAGGCTTGCCGGTGATCGCGCTGAACGTCGACAAGGTGGATGTTGAGTTCTTTCGGGTCAAACCCGAGTCCCTGCCAGCGTTTCTCAGTCAATGGGGTCGCAACAGCAGCCTGCAAAGCTACGAAGCCAAGGATCTGCTGAGCATGGCCGAGCTGGTGTACGGCGGCCGTTTTGACTTGAACCCGGCGCGCAATACCCGTGAAACCCTGATCTTGCCGACGTCCGGAATCAAGCCTTTGCAGCAGCCGGGCGTGTATCTGGCGGTGATGACGGCGACGGGCAGCTACAACTATTCGACCCCTGCCACCTTGTTCACCCTCAGCGATATCGGCCTTTCGGTACACCGCTACCAGAAGCGACTGGATGTGTTCACCCAGGCCCTTGAAGGCGGCAGCGCCCTGGCGGGTGTCGAGCTGGAATTGCTCGACGGCAAAGGCCAGATGCTGGGCCAGGGTAAAACCGGTAAAGACGGTCACGCCGAACTGGCGTTGCCACCCAAGGCCGAAGTGCTGGTTGCGCGCCAAGGCGATCAAACCAGCTTGCTGCGCCTGAACACGGCGGCGCTGGACCTGGCCGAATTCGATATTGGCGGCCCCCAGGGGCATCCGCTGCAGTTCTTTGTGTTTGGCCCCCGTGACCTGTATCGCCCCGGCGAAACCGTATTGCTCAATGCCTTGTTGCGCGACCGCGATGGCAACCCGGTCAAGCCGCAGCCGGTCAGCGTTGAAGTCCGTCGTCCGGACGAGCAGGTCAGCCGCAAGTTTGTGTGGTCGCCGGACGCTTCTGGGTTGTATCAGTACCCGTTGCAACTGGCCGCTGAAGCCCCGACCGGGCGCTGGCAGCTGGTGTTCGACTTCGGTGACGGCAAGCCGCAGCTGTACGAGTTTTTGGTCGAGGACTTCCTGCCCGAGCGTTTGGCGCTGGAGCTAAAGGGCAGCGATACGCCGCTGAGCCCTGAGCAAACCGCTGAAATCCAGGTCAATGGCCGCTACTTGTATGGCGCTCCGGCGGCGGGTAATCGCTTGAGTGGTCAAGTCTATGTGCGGCCATTGCGCGAGGCCGTCAGCACCTTGCCGGGCTATGAGTTCGGATCGGTGACAGAACCCGAGCTGACTCAGGACCTGGAACTGGACGAAAGCGTTCTGGATGCCGAAGGCAAGGAAACCATCAGCCTCGAAAGCCAGTGGAGCGATGCCAAATCCCCGTTGCAACTGATTGTGCAGGCCAGTCTGCAAGAGTCGGGCGGGCGGCCGATTACCCGGCGTCTGGTGCAGGCGGTGTGGCCAGCGGATCGTCTGCCGGGCATTCGCGGCCTGTTTGACGGCACTGAAACCGACGGTGATGGCCCGGTTGAATTCGAGCTGCTGGTTGCCGACAGCCAGGGCAACAAGCTGGCCGCCGACGACCTCAAGGTGCGCTTGGTGCGCGAGCGCCGTGACTATTACTGGAACTACTCGGACAGCGACGGCTGGAGCTACCACTACAACGAGAAGTTTCTGAACCTCAACGAAGAAACCCTCAGCCTCAAGGCCGGCGAAACCGCCAAGGTCAGCTTCCCGGTCGAGTGGGGGCCGTATCGCGTTGAAGTTGAAGACCCGAAAACCGGCTTGATCAGCAGCCTGCGCTTCTGGGCCGGTTATCGCGCCCAGGACAACGCCGAAGGCGGCGCCGTGCGCCCCGATCAGGTCAAGCTGGCGCTGGACAAGGCTGCCTATGCCGATGGCGACACGGCCAGGGTAACGGTCACGCCGCCAGCGGCAGGCAAAGGCTATTTGCTGGTTGAAGGCAGCGACGGCCCGTTGTGGTGGGAAGAAATCGAGGTGCCTGCCGAGGGCAAGGTCTTCGACGTCAAGCTTGACCCACGCTGGGCGCGGCACGACTTGTACATCAGCGCCCTGGTGATTCGACCGGGTGAGCGCAAGACCAATATCACTCCCAAGCGTGCCGTGGGCGTGCTGCATTTGCCGATCGATCGCAGCCAGCGCAAGTTGGCACTCACTCTCGATGCCCCTGAAAAAATGCGCCCCAAGCAGCCATTGACGGTGAAAATCCACGCTAAGAACGCCGATGGCAGCATCCCCAAGCAAGCCCATGTTCTGCTGGCCGCCGTGGATGTGGGCGTGCTCAACATCACCGACTACCCGACTCCGGATCCATTTGCCAGTCTGTTTGGGCGCAAGGCCTATGGCGCGGATCAACTGGACATCTACGGGCAATTGATCGAAATCGGGCAAGGCCGTTTGGCCAGCCTGGCGTTCGGTGGCGATGCAGCGCTGGCCAAAGGCGGCAAGCGGCCTGCCACCAGCGTGACGATCGTGGCACTGCAAAGCGCACCCGTGACCCTGAACGAGCAGGGCGAAGGTGAAGTCAGTGTGGATATCCCTGACTTCAACGGCGAGCTGCGCCTGATGGCTCAAGCCTGGACCGATGATCGCTACGGCATGGCCGAGGCCAAAACCGTGGTCGCCGCGCCCTTGGTGGCCGAACTGGCGGCACCGCGCTTTTTGGCCGGTGGCGACGAGACACGGCTGGCGCTGGACGTGTCCAACCTCACCGACACGCCGCAAACGCTGCACGTGAAGCTCAACACCGAGGGGCAACTGAGCCTGCCGGGTGACGCGACACAGAACCTGACACTCAGCCCCGGCCAGCGCAGTACCTTGCAGGTTCCGGTCAAGGCACTGGGCGGGTATGGCACCGGTGTGGTCAAGGTGACGGTCAATGGCCTGGACCTGCCGGGTGAAACCCTGGCGCCGTTCACCCGCGAATGGACGCTGGGCGTGCGCCCGGCGTATCCGGCATTGCTCAAGCATTACCGTGCCGTGCTCAATGACCAGCCCTGGAGTCTGCCCGAGGGCGAGCTGCAAGCCTTTGAACCGGCCGGGCGTGAAGCCTTGCTCAGCCTGTCGAGCCGCCCGCCGCTGAACCTGGGCGAGCAGATCCGTGCGCTCAAAGCCTACCCCTACGGCTGCTCCGAGCAGACCACCAGCGGCCTTTACCCGGCGCTGTATGCCGATGCGGCCCTGCTCAAACGCCTGGGCCTGGAAGGCGAACCGGACACCGAGCGCAAACGCAAAATCGAGTTGGGTATCGAGCGCCTGCTGGGCATGCAGCGTTACAACGGCAGCTTCGGCTTGTGGGGCGCGGACGGTCAGGAGGAGTATTGGCTCACCGCCTATGTCACCGATTTCTTGCTGCGTGCCCGGGATCAAGGCTATGCCGTGCCGCCTGAAGCGCTTAAAAAGGCCAGCGAGCGTTTGCTGCGCTATGTGCAGGAACGCAACCTGATCGAGGCCGATTACAGCGAAAACCTCGAACACACCCGCTTTGCCGTGCAGGCCTATGCGGCGATGGTCCTGGCCCGCAGTCAGCAAGCACCGCTGGGTGCATTGCGCAGCATTTTCGAGCGACGCAGCGATGCCCGTTCCGGCCTGCCGTTGGTGCAGTTGTCGATTGCCTTGCAGAAGATGGGCGACCAACCACGGGCTGATCAGGCGCTGGTGGCGGGCCTGGCAGTGACCCGTAAAGCCGATCAATGGCTGGGCGATTACGGCAGCCCGTTGCGGGATCAGGCTCTGATTCTGGCCTTGCTGGAAGAAAACAACTTGATGGCCGGCCAGCGCGAGCAACGGGTGTTCGACCTGTCCGATCAACTGGCGGCGAGCCAGTGGCTGTCGACCCAGGAGCGCAACGCGCTGTTCCTTGCCGGTCGCGATCTGTTGAGCCAGCCTGAAGCCAAGTGGTCGGTGCAGTTTGCCAGTGGCGACCAGACCCGCGAGCTGAACAATGCCCAGTCGGGCCTCAAGCTCGACGGGCCGCTGCTGGCCTCGCCACTGACCTTGCGCAACGAAGGCAGTGCGCCGGTTTATCAACAACTGACGATTTCAGGTTATCCACAACAAGCCCCGGCGGCGGGCGGCGAGAACATGAGCATTCGCCGTGACTACCTGGGCATGAACGGGGAGCCGTTGAACCTCAAGGCCCTGAAAAGTGGTGATCTGGTGCTGGTGCACCTGGCCGTGACGGCCAAGCAGCAGGTGCCGGATGCGCTGGTGGTCGATTTGCTGCCAGCGGGCCTGGAACTTGAAAACCAGAATCTGGGCCAAAGCGCCGCCAGCCTTGAAAACGCCAGTACCCAGGTCAAGCAATGGCGCGAGTCGATGCAGAACGCCAGCGTGCAGCACCAGGAATATCGGGATGATCGGTATGTGGCAGCGTTGAAACTGGATGGCTACGGCACCACGCACCTGCTGTACCTGGCCCGTGCCGTGACCCCTGGCACCTACCGCGTCCCGCCGCCGCAAGTGGAGTCGATGTACCGCCCCAACTGGCAGGCCGTGGGCGACACACCGGGGGACATGGTGATCAAGGGCCGCTGA